The sequence CAGGCCGGGCAGCCGGTCGCGGATCCGCCCGGCGCCCATCCTGGTCACAAAGGTCAGCCGGCCCGGTTCGTTGCGGGGGTTGAGCCGGGCGGCGTAGGCGAGCGCCTCGTCGGCGGTGGCGTCGGGGCCGAGCTTCACGGCGATCGGGTTGCCGATACGGGAGAAGTAGTCGACGTGTGCGCCGTCGAGGCCGCGGGTCCGCTCGCCGATCCACAGGAGGTGGCCGCTGCCGGCGTACGCCCGCCCGGTCCGCGCGTCGGTGCGGGTCAGCGCCCGTTCGTAGTCGAGCAGCAGGCCCTCGTGGCTGACGAAGAACTCCACGGCGTGCAGCTGCCGGGAGGTGACCCCGCAGGCTTCCATGAAGCGCAGCGAGCGGTCGATGTCGTCGGCCAGTTCCTCGTAGCGGCGGCCGGCCGGCGAGTCGGTGATGAAGGCCCGGTTCCAGTCGCGTGCGTGGTGCAGGCCGGCGTAGCCGCCGGTGGAGAAGGCGCGTACGAGGTTGAGGGTCGCCGCCGAGGCTTCGTACATGCGCAGCAGCCGCCGGGGGTCGGGGCGGCGGGCGGCCGCGGTGAAGTCCGGTGCGTTGACCGCGTCGCCGCGGTAGGCGGGCAGGGTGACGCCGCCGCGGGTCTCGGTCGGTCGCGAGCGCGGTTTGGCGTACTGCCCGGCCAGCCGACCGATCTTGACGACGGGTACGGAGGCGCCGTAGGTCAGCACCAGGGCCATCTGGAGCAGGGTGCGCAGCTTGCCGTTGATCGCGTCGGCGGTGACGCCGTCGAAGGTCTCGGCGCAGTCGCCGCCCTGGAGCACGAACGCCTCACCGCGGGCGACCGCGGCCAGCCGCTCGCGCAGCCGGTCGCTCTCCTCGGCGAAGACGAGTTCGGGGAGCCGTGCGAGCCGGCCGGTGGTCCCGTCCAGCAGATCCGGGTCGGCCCAGGCGGGCTGTTGGGCGGCCGGAAGGGAATTGCCGTCCGCGCGGTATTCCGTCGTCGGGAGGGGATTCATCGCGGCCTTTCGCCAGAGTCGGGTGCCGCGGCTCCATGCAATCGGGGCACGGGGTCCGCGCGGCACATTCCAACCGCGTCCGCCAAATGCGGTCAAGGCCAGGCGGAATGGTCTGCCCGCCGCATCTCCAAGTGGTCTGGTCGGCGTCGGCCGCCCGGTGTTTTTCTTGGCGACGCCGGACGCGGTATTCCCCATCGCGGCGCAATGCGGTCCGAACGGGAGCGGGCGGCGCGAAAAGAGCCGGACAGCGCGGACAAGGAACCGAAGGAATCAAAGGAATCAGATGACACCGACGACACGGGGCCAGGACGGGACCACGGCGCGGGCGGGCGCGCCGGTGCGCGTGCGTGTCACCGAAGCGCCACTGCCGTGGCACGACCCGCTGCTGCTCTACACCCGGCTGGTCGCCGAACTCGGGCCGCAGGACGTCTTCCTCTTCGAGAGCCTGGCGGGGCCGGAGCGGGACCGCGGCGCGGCGGTGGTCGGCTGCGGACGGCTCGCCGAGGTGCGCGTGTTCGCCCGTCATATCGAGGTCGGCGGGGCGCCCGCGCTGTGTGCCGCCCTGCTGGCGGCGGCCGGCGAGGCGGGGATGACGGCCGACCCGGACGCCCCGCAGGGGGCGCAGGACCGCCTCCGGTTCGGCGATTCCGCGCAGGTCTGGGACCTGATGCGGCGCTCCCAGCGGCTCTTCGACGTGACGACCGCGCGGCCGCAGGACTCCTTCGCGTTCGGCTTCCTGGCAGGCCTGGGCTACGAGGCGGCCTGGCACATGGACGAACTGCCGGAGCGCACGGCCTCCTCCCGGAGCCCGGACATGACGTTCACGCTGTTCCGCCACACCGTCTGGTACGAGCCCGGTGCGGACGGCGCACGGCAGGTGACCGCCCGTGCGGAGGCGTTCCCCGCCGACCGCGTCCCGGACCTGGCCGGCCACGCGCGGGCGGCCGCCGACGCCGCCGCGGAGGGCGACATCCCCGCTCCCGCGGCGCCCGCGCCCCGTTCGGTACGGGACACCGTCGCCCGCGGCACGTTCCTGGACTGGGCCCGCCGGTGCCTGGAGCACATCGGGATCGGGGACATCTACCAGATCCAGATCGGGCACCGCATCGACGTCGACACGGCGCTGACGCCCGTCGAGGTCTACCGGCGGCTGCGGTCGCGCAACCCGTCGCCGTACATGTATCTGGCGCCCCGCGCGGGCGAGACGCTCATCGGCGCCAGCCCCGAGCTGTTCTTCCGCACCGAGGGCGACGAGATCGTCATGCGGCCGATCGCCGGCACCACCCGGCAGGGGCCGACGCCCGAGGAGAACGCGCGCCGGGTCAAGGAGATGCTGGCCAGCACCAAGGAGCAGGCCGAGCATGTGATGCTGATCGACCTGTGCCGCAACGACATCGGCCGGGTGTGCCGGCCGCGTTCCCTGGCGGTGCCGGACCTGATGACGGTCGAGGCGTACTCCCATGTCTTCCACATCGTCTCGACGGTGACCGGACGGCTGGAGCCGCGGGCCGATGTGTGGCAGGCGCTGTGCGCCACCTTCCCCGCGGGCACCATGACGGGCGCGCCCAAGCTGCGCGCCATGGAGATCATCGACGGCATCGAGCGGGAGCCGCGCGGGAGTTACGCCGGGGCGCTCGGCCTGATCGACGTCCGCGGCTGGAGCAGCCTCGCGCTGTGCATCCGCACGATCGTGCACGACGGCCTGACCTACTCCACCCAGAGTTCGGCGGGCATCGTCGCGGAGTCGGTGCCCGAGGCGGAGTGGGACGAGACGCTGGCGAAGATGGGCGCCGCCTACTGGGCGCTGACCGGTGAGGAACTGCTGTGACGAAGATTCTGCTGGTGGACGCGTACGACAGTTTCGTCCACATCATCGACCAGTACCTGCGCACGCTGGGCGCCACCACCGAGGTGGTGCGCTCGCATACGCGCAGTCCGCGGGAGCTGGCGGCCGGACGGCCGGATGCGGTGGTGCTGGGGCCGGGCCCGGGGCATCCCGCCGCCTCCGGCCATGTCGAGCTGGTGCGCCGGTTCGCCGGACGGGTGCCGGTGCTGGGGGTGTGCCTGGGCCACCAGGCCATCGCGCTGGCGTTCGGCGGCCGGGTGGAGGTCGCCGGCCATCTGATGCACGGGCGGACGAGCCCCGTACGCCACGACGGCCGGGGGCTCTTCCGCGGCCTGGGGAACAGCACGGTGGCCACGCGCTACCACTCGCTGATCGTCTCCCGGCCGCTGCCCGACGAGTTGGAGGAGACGGCGAGCGCGGCGGACGACGGCTATGTGATGGGGCTGCGGCACCGCACGCTGCCGGTGGAGGGCGTGCAGTTCCACCCGGAGAGCATCACGACCGAAGGCGGCCTCCAGCTCTTCGAGAACTTCCTTTCCGCCGGGGGGATTTCGCCCGGTGCGGAGCCTCAGGCGCAGCGCGCGGCGCCGGCCGCCGCGGGCTTCGGCGCATAGGCGGCGCCCAGCTCCCGGACCGCCTCCGCGATGCCGGTGCGGGGCACCGCGGTGTAGCCCACCACCAGGGCGGGGGCGGCCCCTTCGGGGCGGGCGTGATAGCGCCGGCCGCCGGGGACCAGCACCGAACGCTCCAGCGCCCGCCCGACCAGCGCGGCCTCGTCGACCCGGTGCGGCAGGCGTACGTACGCGTGCAGCCCGGCCGCCGAGCCGGTGATCCGGGCTCCGGGCAGGAAGCGGTGGACGGCCTGCTCCAGGCATGCGCGCCGTCTGCGGTAGTGGTCGCGGCGGGCGCGCAGATGGCGGTCGAAGTGCCCGCAGCGCAGGAGTTCGGCGAAGGCGAGCTGGGTGAGGACGTCCGACCCCAGATCGCGGTGGGAGCGGGTCCGCTCCAGAGCGGCGAGCAGCCCGGCCGGGGCCGCCAGCCAGCCGAAGCGCAGGCCGGGGGCGAGCGATTTGCTCGCCGTGCCGCCGTAGACGACGCGGTCGGGTGCGAGGCGCTGGAGCGCCGGCGGGCGGGCGCCCGGCTCCAGCCACAGGTCGCCGTCGTAGTCGTCCTCGATCACCCAGGCGCCGGTGTCGCGCGCCCAGCGGACCAGGGCCTCGCGGCGTGCCGGTGAGAGGGTGGCGCCGGTGGGGAACTGGTGGGCGGGGGTGACGAGGACGGCCCGGACGCCCGTCGCGGCGAGCGCCTCGACGTCGATGCCCTCGTCGTCCACGGGCACCGGTACGGGCCGTACGCCCACCTCCCCGATGAACTGCCGCTGGCGGTGGTGGCAGGGGTCCTCCATCGCGATCCGGTCGATACCGGAGGCGGACAGCACCGTGCACAGCAGCCCGAGCGCCTGCGCGAAGCCGGATACCACCATGACCTGTCCGGCGGTGGTCAGCACCCCGCGGGCCCGGCCGAGGTAGCGGGCCAGTTCCTCGCGCAGCCCGTCGGCGCCGGACAGCGGCGGGTAGCCCAGGTCGCCGGGGTCGACCGCCTGGAGGGCGCGCTGGTAGCAGGCGAGCCATTCGCGGTGCGGGAAGCCGGCACCGCGGGGCAGCTCCGGGCGCAGGTCCCAGCGCGCGGGCGGCACCAGCCCGTCATCGAGCAGCGTCGGCAGGGCCGGAGCGCTCAGATGGTGCGCGACGCGGGTGCCGGAGCCGCGGACCGCTTCGAGATACCCCTCGGCGATCAGCCGGCCGTACGCCTCGACGACCACGCTGCGGGAGACCCCCACGTCCTCGGCGAGTTGACGGCTGGACGGCAGCCGGGTGCCCGGATGCAGCACCCCCGCGGAAATCTCCTCCCGTATGCGGCCCTCGATCTGCGCGGTGAGCGGTTCTTCGGATTCTCTCGACACCTCGATCAGCGCGTGCCACGACATTCTTCATTTCCCCCGGAAAGTGGACTGGATTCACTGGAGACAATTGGTCTGGCCGAAGTTCCGCGGCGGCCCTCAGAATTATTCCGTGCCGCGCCCTGCAATGGGGCCGAGAAAAGGGGATGACGCGTGACCGTGACACATCGGGAAAAGTCATGGCCGGACATTCTCACGGCACTGCTGTCGGGCGACGATCTCCCGGCGGACGCCACGGCGTGGGCCATGGACGAGGTGATGCGCGGCCGGGCGACACCGGCTCAACTCGCCGGTCTGCTGGTGGCCCTGCGCGCCAAGGGCGAGACGGTGGCGGAGGTCGAGGGGCTCGTACGGGCCATGTACGAGCACGCCGTGCCGCTCGACGTACCGGGCCCGGCGCTCGACATCGTCGGCACCGGCGGCGACCGGTCCCACAGCGTCAACATCTCCACGATGTCGGCGATCGTCGCGGCGGGGGCGGGCGCCCGGGTCGTCAAGCACGGCAACCGTTCCGCGTCCTCCGCGTCCGGTTCGGCCGATGTGCTCGAAGCGCTCGGGGTGGCCCTGGACCTGCCGGTGGCCGATGTCGCCGGGCTGGTCCGGGAGGTCGGCATCACCTTCTGCTTCGCCCCGCTCTTCCACCCGTCGGTACGTCATGCCGCCACGCCCCGCAGGGAACTGGGCATCCCGACGGTCTTCAACGCGCTCGGCCCGCTGACCAACCCGGCCCGGCCCACCGCTCAGGCGGTCGGCGTGGCGGACGCCGCGATGGCGCCGCTGCTCGCCGGTGTGCTGGCCCGGCGCGGCGTTTCGGCGCTGGTCTTCCGCGGCGACGACGGGCTGGACGAGCTGACGGTCACCACCACCTCCACGGTCTGGTCGGTGCGCGACGGACGGGTGCGCAAGGAGGTGTTCGACCCGCGCGACCTCGGCATCCCGTACGCCCCGCCGCAGGCGCTGCGCGGCGCCGACGCCGCCCACAACGCGGAGGTGGCGCGGGCGCTGCTGCGGGGCGAACGGGGGCCGGTGCGCGATGCGGTGCTGCTGTCCGCCGCCGCGGGGCTCGCGGCGCTCGACCCGTCGGACCGGCCGGTCACCGAGCGCCTCGCGGCCGCCATGGCGCGCGGTGCGCAGGCGATCGACACGGGAGCGGCGGCGGCGGTCCTGGAACGCTGGGCGGCCGTCTCCACCAAGCTCGCCGCGGCGGGCTGACGGCCGCCGCCCCGCGCGCCGATCGGTGCCGTTCAGCGCCGCCCCGCATCCCGCAGCGCGGTCAGCATCGGGCCGGGGCCGCCCTCCCCCGTCACCAGGGCCTCGCCCACCAGCACCGCGTCGGCGCCGTGGGCGGCGAGGGCGGCCACGTCTTGCGGTCCGCGGATACCGGATTCCGCGATGCGCACCACGCCCGGCGGGATACGGGGCGCGAGCCGGGCGAAGGTGGTGCGGTCGACCTCCAGGGTCTTCAGATTGCGGGCGTTGACGCCGATCACCGAGGCGTTGACGGCAAGGGCGCGCTCGATCTCGTCCTCGTCGTGCACCTCGGTCAGCACGGTGAGGCCCAACTCGCGGGCCAGTTCCGTCAGTTCGGCGAACAGAGGCTGATCCAGCGCGGCCACGATCAGCAGCACCAGGTCCGCGCCGTGGGCACGGGCCTCCCACAGCTGATAGGGCGTCACCACGAAGTCCTTGCGCAGCACCGGAATCCGGACGGCGGCGCGTACGGCGTCGAGGTCGGCGAGCGAACCGTGGAACCGGCGCCGCTCGGTGAGCACGCTGACGGCCGCCGCCCCGGACCTCTCGTAGGCACCGGCCAGTTCCGCGGGGTCGGGGATGGCGGCGAGCGGCCCCTTGGACGGGCTGGCCCGCTTGACCTCGGCGATGACCTGGACGCCCGCGGCATCCCGCAGCACGGCGGCGGCGTCCAGCGCGGGACGCGCCCCGGCGACGCGGTCGCGCAACGCGCTCTCGGGCAGGCGGCGTTGCCGCTCCGCCAGATCGTCGCGTACGCCGCCGATGATCTCGTCCAGTACGGTCACGGGGCCGGCTCCTTCGGGTGTACGAGCGGGGGAAGCGCCGCGCGCCGCAGGGGGGATGCCGTGGCGCGGGCGCTTCCGGTTCGGGGGGTGGGTGACGGGGCCGGGCGGCGCCGTCAGACGGCGATCGGCACGACCCGGGGGTTCGCCAGTGCGCGGTAGTCCGCGGCGGCGAGGGCGACGGACAGGTCCAGGCGTGCGGCGTTGAAGTACAGCGTGGGGTGGTCGAAGAGCCCGGGGTCGGCCAGCACGGTGAGCTCGTCGTGGAACGAGAACGGGATGATGCTCCCGCTCACACAGCCCGACAGCCCCTCGGCCAGCGCACGGTCGGCGAGCCGGGCCCGCTTCCCGCCGTACTCCCCCGCTATCCGGGCCAGGTCCACCCGCCGGTCACCGGGTACCACGGCGAGCACATGCCGGGCGCCGTCCGCACCGCCGGTCACCGTGACGATCATGCACTTGGCCGCGGCCGCGAGGGCGTGGCCGCGCAGCGCGCTGGCCCGCACGGTCTGCCCCTCGGGTGCGTGCTCCAGCAGCTCGAAGCGGGCGCCGCCCGTCTCCAACAGCCGCAACAGCCGCCCCGCCGCGGGATGTTCGCCTTCGGGCGCCTCCTCGGCGGGGGCCGCGCCGGCTCTGTGCGGCATGTCCGTTCTCCTTGTCTGTGCCGAGACGCCCGCCGGATTCCGGCACGGGTCGTCCCGGTCGCCGTGACCTGCCGTGCTTGACGGATCCGACGCTAGGGCGCCCGTTTATCGCTGGATTATCGGGCGCTTAGAAGATCCGGCCCGCTGTCCCACCAGGTGAGACCGGGGGGCTCAGTCGGCGAGGCGGTCGACGCGCAGCGC is a genomic window of Streptomyces gilvosporeus containing:
- a CDS encoding class II 3-deoxy-7-phosphoheptulonate synthase, with amino-acid sequence MNPLPTTEYRADGNSLPAAQQPAWADPDLLDGTTGRLARLPELVFAEESDRLRERLAAVARGEAFVLQGGDCAETFDGVTADAINGKLRTLLQMALVLTYGASVPVVKIGRLAGQYAKPRSRPTETRGGVTLPAYRGDAVNAPDFTAAARRPDPRRLLRMYEASAATLNLVRAFSTGGYAGLHHARDWNRAFITDSPAGRRYEELADDIDRSLRFMEACGVTSRQLHAVEFFVSHEGLLLDYERALTRTDARTGRAYAGSGHLLWIGERTRGLDGAHVDYFSRIGNPIAVKLGPDATADEALAYAARLNPRNEPGRLTFVTRMGAGRIRDRLPGLVEKVTADGAVVAWVCDPMHGNTFVAPSSHKTRRFDDILDEVRGFFEVHRALGTHAGGLHVELTGDDVTECVGGDDVLVGDLHRRYETACDPRLNHRQSLELAFRAAEMLLDPLRGPGDAAP
- a CDS encoding anthranilate synthase component I family protein translates to MTPTTRGQDGTTARAGAPVRVRVTEAPLPWHDPLLLYTRLVAELGPQDVFLFESLAGPERDRGAAVVGCGRLAEVRVFARHIEVGGAPALCAALLAAAGEAGMTADPDAPQGAQDRLRFGDSAQVWDLMRRSQRLFDVTTARPQDSFAFGFLAGLGYEAAWHMDELPERTASSRSPDMTFTLFRHTVWYEPGADGARQVTARAEAFPADRVPDLAGHARAAADAAAEGDIPAPAAPAPRSVRDTVARGTFLDWARRCLEHIGIGDIYQIQIGHRIDVDTALTPVEVYRRLRSRNPSPYMYLAPRAGETLIGASPELFFRTEGDEIVMRPIAGTTRQGPTPEENARRVKEMLASTKEQAEHVMLIDLCRNDIGRVCRPRSLAVPDLMTVEAYSHVFHIVSTVTGRLEPRADVWQALCATFPAGTMTGAPKLRAMEIIDGIEREPRGSYAGALGLIDVRGWSSLALCIRTIVHDGLTYSTQSSAGIVAESVPEAEWDETLAKMGAAYWALTGEELL
- a CDS encoding anthranilate synthase component II — its product is MTKILLVDAYDSFVHIIDQYLRTLGATTEVVRSHTRSPRELAAGRPDAVVLGPGPGHPAASGHVELVRRFAGRVPVLGVCLGHQAIALAFGGRVEVAGHLMHGRTSPVRHDGRGLFRGLGNSTVATRYHSLIVSRPLPDELEETASAADDGYVMGLRHRTLPVEGVQFHPESITTEGGLQLFENFLSAGGISPGAEPQAQRAAPAAAGFGA
- a CDS encoding PLP-dependent aminotransferase family protein; this encodes MSWHALIEVSRESEEPLTAQIEGRIREEISAGVLHPGTRLPSSRQLAEDVGVSRSVVVEAYGRLIAEGYLEAVRGSGTRVAHHLSAPALPTLLDDGLVPPARWDLRPELPRGAGFPHREWLACYQRALQAVDPGDLGYPPLSGADGLREELARYLGRARGVLTTAGQVMVVSGFAQALGLLCTVLSASGIDRIAMEDPCHHRQRQFIGEVGVRPVPVPVDDEGIDVEALAATGVRAVLVTPAHQFPTGATLSPARREALVRWARDTGAWVIEDDYDGDLWLEPGARPPALQRLAPDRVVYGGTASKSLAPGLRFGWLAAPAGLLAALERTRSHRDLGSDVLTQLAFAELLRCGHFDRHLRARRDHYRRRRACLEQAVHRFLPGARITGSAAGLHAYVRLPHRVDEAALVGRALERSVLVPGGRRYHARPEGAAPALVVGYTAVPRTGIAEAVRELGAAYAPKPAAAGAARCA
- the trpD gene encoding anthranilate phosphoribosyltransferase, yielding MTVTHREKSWPDILTALLSGDDLPADATAWAMDEVMRGRATPAQLAGLLVALRAKGETVAEVEGLVRAMYEHAVPLDVPGPALDIVGTGGDRSHSVNISTMSAIVAAGAGARVVKHGNRSASSASGSADVLEALGVALDLPVADVAGLVREVGITFCFAPLFHPSVRHAATPRRELGIPTVFNALGPLTNPARPTAQAVGVADAAMAPLLAGVLARRGVSALVFRGDDGLDELTVTTTSTVWSVRDGRVRKEVFDPRDLGIPYAPPQALRGADAAHNAEVARALLRGERGPVRDAVLLSAAAGLAALDPSDRPVTERLAAAMARGAQAIDTGAAAAVLERWAAVSTKLAAAG
- the trpC gene encoding indole-3-glycerol phosphate synthase TrpC: MTVLDEIIGGVRDDLAERQRRLPESALRDRVAGARPALDAAAVLRDAAGVQVIAEVKRASPSKGPLAAIPDPAELAGAYERSGAAAVSVLTERRRFHGSLADLDAVRAAVRIPVLRKDFVVTPYQLWEARAHGADLVLLIVAALDQPLFAELTELARELGLTVLTEVHDEDEIERALAVNASVIGVNARNLKTLEVDRTTFARLAPRIPPGVVRIAESGIRGPQDVAALAAHGADAVLVGEALVTGEGGPGPMLTALRDAGRR
- a CDS encoding YbaK/EbsC family protein, which translates into the protein MPHRAGAAPAEEAPEGEHPAAGRLLRLLETGGARFELLEHAPEGQTVRASALRGHALAAAAKCMIVTVTGGADGARHVLAVVPGDRRVDLARIAGEYGGKRARLADRALAEGLSGCVSGSIIPFSFHDELTVLADPGLFDHPTLYFNAARLDLSVALAAADYRALANPRVVPIAV